One part of the Dyadobacter sp. 676 genome encodes these proteins:
- a CDS encoding ATP-binding protein encodes MERLDKRVAGSLTRFYVVALCVVALLTVSGLFLIRRTIRNLNHDSRVVNVAGRQRMLSQRLTKLAILKVNGIGHRDSVDFAALLGLWKDSHEALLAKKLSVDKGFVTWKSPALDTMFREMGPVFDGIYDNFRIIGSDSSELAEKRRALDEVLLSEPKFLARMDRIVFQFDKESFERLENLERIEWILDLMTILVLVAEGLLIFRPVVNTTRRVVRMLTESEDALQLSNRKLKEANIQLVETQKELLRLEEEKYELQLAEDRVRAGALIEGQEEERKRFALELHDGIGQMLTGLKLHAEKLKAVQFHDEKHRKRFDQLVVLIQDIIQTTRQISFNLMPSVLSDFGLASALKLLCQQTAEVSGISVTFEGETADRIPMGRPMETGLYRIAQEALNNAVKHANADQIKIKLEQNKNRIVLEIADDGKGFLISNLKSEEGQFLTRNGMENIRTRTRLLNGEMQIISKVDSGTRLVVQVDL; translated from the coding sequence ATGGAAAGACTCGATAAACGCGTAGCCGGTAGTCTGACGCGATTTTACGTAGTAGCATTGTGCGTTGTAGCCCTGCTCACCGTAAGTGGCCTGTTTCTGATCAGGCGAACGATCCGGAACCTCAACCACGACAGTCGCGTGGTAAATGTCGCCGGCCGCCAGCGAATGCTCAGCCAGCGGCTTACCAAGCTGGCAATTCTGAAAGTCAACGGCATTGGACACCGCGATTCGGTTGATTTTGCAGCGCTGCTCGGACTCTGGAAGGACAGCCATGAGGCACTTTTAGCGAAGAAGCTATCCGTCGACAAGGGTTTCGTTACCTGGAAAAGTCCGGCCCTCGATACCATGTTTCGCGAAATGGGACCTGTTTTCGATGGGATTTACGACAATTTCCGGATTATCGGCAGCGACTCTTCCGAACTTGCCGAAAAGCGGCGGGCACTGGATGAGGTATTGCTTAGCGAACCGAAGTTCCTGGCCCGGATGGACCGCATCGTGTTCCAGTTCGATAAGGAGAGCTTCGAAAGGCTCGAAAACCTCGAACGCATAGAATGGATACTCGATTTGATGACTATTCTCGTGCTGGTCGCCGAAGGATTGCTGATTTTCAGGCCGGTAGTGAACACGACACGCCGGGTGGTGAGGATGCTCACCGAGTCGGAGGATGCATTGCAGCTCTCCAACCGGAAGTTGAAAGAGGCAAATATCCAGCTTGTGGAAACGCAGAAAGAGCTGCTGCGCCTCGAAGAAGAAAAATACGAGCTGCAACTCGCCGAAGACCGGGTAAGGGCCGGTGCGTTGATAGAAGGCCAGGAGGAGGAACGGAAACGTTTTGCATTGGAGCTGCACGACGGAATTGGCCAGATGCTGACCGGCCTGAAACTACACGCCGAGAAGCTGAAAGCGGTTCAGTTTCACGACGAAAAACACCGGAAACGCTTCGATCAGCTTGTGGTGCTCATTCAGGATATCATCCAGACAACGAGGCAAATATCGTTCAATTTAATGCCGTCCGTTTTGAGCGATTTCGGCCTGGCGTCGGCGTTGAAATTGCTTTGTCAGCAAACGGCCGAGGTATCGGGAATCAGCGTCACATTCGAAGGTGAGACGGCGGACCGTATCCCGATGGGCCGCCCAATGGAAACCGGCCTCTACCGCATTGCCCAGGAAGCGTTGAACAATGCGGTCAAACATGCGAATGCGGATCAGATCAAGATAAAATTGGAACAAAATAAGAATCGCATCGTTTTGGAAATTGCCGATGACGGAAAAGGATTTTTAATTAGTAATTTGAAGTCAGAAGAAGGCCAGTTCCTGACCCGCAACGGAATGGAAAACATCCGTACACGGACGCGGCTGCTCAACGGCGAAATGCAGATCATTTCCAAAGTGGATAGCGGTACGAGGCTGGTCGTTCAGGTTGATTTATAA
- a CDS encoding response regulator transcription factor, protein MPIRILVVDDHSVVRQGIITLLEDEDDLVIAGEASDGDEVWDMVEKVKPDVILLDLTMPRMSGLDVIKQIVPVFSSVKILVFSMHNNTDYVLSSALNGASGYLEKDTSRDEMLRAIRAIAKGDLYFPPYASSVIIKNLLKQLARVPDTRPAQEEAQEKSIWKIITPREQQILKCLTEGMSSKDIAEKFDISSNTVANQRASIMRKANVKNTAELISLAMK, encoded by the coding sequence ATGCCCATTCGGATTTTAGTTGTGGACGACCATTCGGTAGTGAGGCAGGGCATTATTACCCTGCTCGAAGATGAGGACGACCTGGTGATTGCCGGCGAGGCTTCTGACGGTGACGAAGTGTGGGATATGGTCGAAAAAGTAAAGCCCGACGTGATCCTGCTCGACCTGACGATGCCCCGGATGTCCGGACTCGATGTGATCAAACAAATCGTACCGGTATTCTCTTCCGTGAAAATATTGGTGTTCAGTATGCATAACAACACCGATTACGTGCTTTCGTCGGCGCTGAACGGAGCTTCGGGATATCTGGAAAAGGACACCAGCCGCGACGAAATGCTCAGGGCGATCAGGGCTATTGCCAAAGGCGATCTCTATTTCCCGCCGTATGCGTCGTCGGTGATCATTAAGAACCTGCTTAAACAGCTTGCACGCGTACCCGACACGCGCCCCGCGCAGGAAGAGGCGCAGGAGAAATCCATCTGGAAAATCATTACCCCGCGCGAACAGCAAATCCTCAAATGCCTCACCGAAGGTATGAGCAGCAAAGACATTGCCGAAAAATTCGATATCAGTTCCAATACGGTCGCCAACCAGCGTGCCAGCATCATGAGAAAAGCCAATGTGAAAAATACGGCCGAACTTATTAGTCTGGCGATGAAGTAA
- a CDS encoding ThuA domain-containing protein, whose product MDRKITFICALMLFCTVLFAQNSENKHDRSPRKIVFIAGPDSHGKGEHEHNGGCTLLARALNDSLPGAEAVVVHNGWPKDESVLDNAAAIVFYLDGGGKDHLELVHAAKMEELTARGTGIVNLHFSLEVDAQAGGARFLNWIGGYFETNWSVNPVWEASFARFPDHPVARGVKPFAIVDEWYYHMRFAPDMKGVTPVLQALPPESTLEKPDGTHSNNPAVREAVIVRKEMQTLAWAFERPDGGRGFGFTGGHMHKNWQNDNFRKLVLNAIAWTAKIDIPADGVPSATPTDNELNALTKRVN is encoded by the coding sequence ATGGACAGGAAAATCACGTTCATATGCGCGCTGATGCTTTTCTGCACGGTTTTATTCGCGCAAAATTCAGAAAATAAGCATGATCGTTCGCCCAGGAAAATCGTCTTCATTGCTGGTCCCGACAGCCACGGCAAAGGTGAGCACGAGCATAACGGCGGCTGCACACTGCTTGCCAGGGCGTTGAACGATAGTTTGCCGGGCGCGGAAGCCGTAGTTGTGCATAACGGCTGGCCGAAGGACGAATCGGTACTGGATAATGCAGCTGCGATCGTGTTCTACCTCGATGGTGGCGGCAAGGATCATTTGGAGCTTGTGCATGCGGCGAAAATGGAAGAACTAACGGCAAGGGGTACAGGCATTGTTAACCTGCATTTTTCCCTGGAAGTGGACGCCCAGGCTGGCGGAGCGCGCTTTCTAAATTGGATTGGAGGGTATTTTGAAACCAACTGGTCGGTCAATCCCGTCTGGGAAGCCAGTTTCGCACGCTTTCCGGATCATCCGGTTGCGCGGGGCGTAAAGCCTTTCGCTATCGTTGACGAGTGGTACTATCACATGCGTTTCGCGCCTGATATGAAGGGTGTGACACCCGTTTTGCAGGCATTACCGCCGGAATCGACCCTTGAAAAGCCGGACGGAACCCATTCCAACAACCCTGCCGTACGCGAAGCGGTCATTGTCCGGAAAGAAATGCAGACACTCGCCTGGGCTTTCGAGCGGCCCGACGGCGGCCGCGGATTTGGCTTTACCGGCGGGCATATGCACAAGAACTGGCAGAACGACAACTTCCGGAAACTTGTGTTGAATGCCATTGCCTGGACCGCAAAGATCGATATTCCCGCCGATGGCGTCCCCTCCGCAACGCCCACTGATAATGAACTGAATGCGCTTACAAAGCGGGTAAACTGA
- a CDS encoding PIN domain-containing protein has protein sequence MRYYRSDIGSYCCPQEAEFRILPVSIELCSSFYKLSANHHKDPFDRTLIWQALHQGCSLITIDKDIRKYTTEGLQVVW, from the coding sequence ATGCGATACTACCGGTCGGACATTGGGAGCTACTGTTGCCCACAGGAAGCTGAATTCCGGATATTGCCGGTTTCAATAGAGCTGTGCTCCTCCTTCTACAAACTCTCAGCGAATCATCATAAGGATCCGTTCGACAGGACGCTTATTTGGCAGGCGCTCCATCAGGGTTGCTCGCTCATTACTATCGATAAGGACATCCGCAAATACACGACCGAAGGCTTGCAAGTCGTCTGGTAA
- a CDS encoding sulfatase → MRRLITAAAVLLAMLTAQAQTQRKPNIVVILADDLGYGDIGAFGATDIRTPNIDGLAAHGIKLTSFYSASPVCSPTRAALITGRYPRRLGIDHVFFPESFTGIPSDEVTIAEALKGNGYRTAIFGKWHLGHHRQFLPLQNGFDEYYGIPYSNDMMGIVYLRGNDVDSIRVNQKYITQTYTKEAVRFIGQNKDRPFFLYITHNMPHVPIYASPEFEGKSKRGLYGDVIEELDWSVGEVMKALKTNGLEENTLVVFTSDNGPWLIFDVEGGSAGPLRQGKGTTFEGGQRVPAVAYWPGKIKAGSVYDGLASQLDLYPTIISLTGSQKTQTRKPLDGEDISPVLFGKGKRKGDEFAYYSNGVIEAYRKGDWKIRLPQKDVKMGSVVIVPATDTLLFNLKTDVGEQNNLLRSNPAKAKELLLSLEAYKRRIGATPPALVQRMPSDDSHIKKRAERAAGKSAGK, encoded by the coding sequence ATGAGAAGATTAATAACGGCTGCCGCGGTGCTATTGGCAATGCTGACCGCTCAGGCACAAACACAGCGGAAGCCAAATATCGTCGTAATCCTGGCCGACGACCTTGGTTACGGGGATATCGGCGCTTTCGGTGCCACCGACATCCGCACGCCGAATATCGACGGACTTGCCGCCCATGGTATCAAACTGACGTCTTTTTACTCTGCTTCGCCCGTATGCAGCCCCACGCGCGCCGCGCTCATCACCGGACGTTATCCCCGCAGGCTCGGGATCGATCACGTGTTTTTCCCGGAAAGTTTTACAGGCATTCCTTCCGACGAGGTCACGATCGCCGAAGCGTTGAAAGGCAATGGCTACCGTACCGCCATTTTCGGAAAATGGCACCTGGGCCATCATCGGCAATTTTTGCCATTGCAAAATGGTTTCGACGAATATTACGGCATTCCGTACAGCAACGACATGATGGGCATTGTGTACCTGCGCGGTAATGACGTCGATAGTATCAGGGTCAACCAGAAATACATTACGCAGACCTATACCAAAGAAGCGGTTCGTTTCATCGGTCAGAACAAGGACAGGCCATTTTTCCTTTACATTACCCATAATATGCCACACGTGCCCATTTACGCTTCGCCGGAATTTGAAGGCAAGTCCAAAAGAGGTCTGTACGGCGATGTAATCGAGGAGCTCGATTGGAGCGTGGGTGAAGTGATGAAAGCGCTGAAAACGAACGGTTTGGAGGAGAATACACTGGTCGTTTTTACGAGCGACAACGGCCCCTGGCTGATCTTTGATGTAGAGGGCGGCTCGGCGGGCCCGTTACGTCAGGGCAAAGGAACTACTTTCGAAGGAGGCCAGCGCGTGCCGGCCGTCGCGTACTGGCCGGGGAAAATCAAAGCGGGCTCGGTTTACGACGGGCTGGCGTCGCAGCTCGACCTTTATCCGACCATTATCAGCCTCACTGGCAGCCAGAAAACACAAACCCGAAAGCCGCTGGATGGGGAGGACATCAGTCCGGTGCTGTTCGGCAAAGGAAAGCGGAAAGGCGATGAATTCGCCTATTATTCCAACGGCGTCATCGAAGCCTACCGCAAGGGCGACTGGAAGATCCGCCTGCCACAGAAGGATGTGAAAATGGGAAGTGTGGTGATTGTCCCGGCGACGGATACCTTACTTTTCAACCTCAAAACAGATGTGGGGGAGCAGAACAACCTTCTGCGATCCAACCCCGCGAAAGCCAAAGAGTTGTTGCTTTCGCTGGAAGCCTACAAACGGAGAATCGGCGCCACTCCGCCGGCTCTTGTGCAGCGCATGCCTTCAGACGACAGCCACATTAAAAAAAGAGCCGAAAGGGCCGCTGGAAAAAGTGCCGGCAAATAA
- a CDS encoding arylsulfatase produces MPGKQIISLLLLAFICVTPAIFAQKKPNVIVILADDLGYADLGCYGSEIPTPNLDELARNGVRFTNFYNTARCCPTRAALLTGVYSHQAGIGHMMDDKGGDHPAYRGQLSHNTVTIAEVMKAAGYFTAMTGKWHVGHQHGVYPSNRGFDRSLHAPAGGFYYPGGNNARLFLNGQEVTNDPEKLPKNWYSTDLWTDYGLRFIDEAVAAKKPFMLYLAHNAPHFPLQAPEEDIARFRGKYLKGWEKLRQERYEKQIRLGLIDPSWKLPPINPNVKKWDALSDVEKKRYDDMMAIYAAVIYRLDKSIGDLVAGLKKRGVFDDTVILFVSDNGGNAEPGIEGRYEGDQPGNAESTVFLGQGWAEAACTPFWAYKHHTHEGGISSPGIVSWPAGIPAARNGKFERQPAHIIDIMATLVDLGNAGYPATYAGNTIQPLEGVSLKPAFTGKPVNRRNPIFWEHEGNRAIRDGKWKLVAEKSEKWQLYNVEKDRTELNDQFGRQPEIAAKLVAKYENWYKRVGAEDYDKIFKWFYDYDKAKQESSARGGK; encoded by the coding sequence ATGCCCGGCAAACAAATCATTAGTCTCCTGCTGCTCGCGTTCATATGTGTAACGCCGGCTATTTTTGCCCAAAAGAAACCCAATGTGATCGTCATCCTCGCCGACGACCTCGGTTATGCGGACCTGGGTTGTTACGGCAGCGAAATCCCGACGCCCAATCTTGACGAACTCGCCCGGAATGGCGTGCGGTTTACCAATTTCTACAACACCGCCCGCTGTTGCCCCACGCGAGCCGCGCTGCTCACCGGCGTATATAGTCATCAGGCTGGTATCGGGCATATGATGGACGACAAGGGCGGCGATCACCCGGCATACCGCGGGCAGCTCAGCCATAATACCGTAACAATCGCCGAGGTGATGAAGGCCGCGGGCTATTTCACCGCGATGACGGGTAAATGGCACGTGGGGCATCAGCACGGCGTGTACCCGTCGAACCGCGGCTTCGATCGCTCGCTTCACGCGCCTGCGGGAGGCTTCTACTATCCCGGTGGCAATAACGCCAGGCTGTTCCTGAACGGCCAGGAGGTTACCAACGACCCGGAAAAGCTCCCGAAAAACTGGTATTCGACCGATTTGTGGACGGACTACGGGCTTCGGTTTATCGACGAGGCCGTTGCCGCGAAAAAGCCGTTTATGCTGTATCTGGCGCACAATGCACCGCATTTTCCGTTGCAGGCCCCCGAAGAGGATATTGCAAGGTTTCGGGGAAAATACCTGAAAGGCTGGGAAAAACTGAGGCAGGAACGGTACGAGAAACAGATCAGGCTCGGGTTGATCGACCCGTCGTGGAAACTGCCGCCGATCAATCCGAATGTGAAGAAATGGGACGCGTTGAGCGATGTGGAGAAAAAACGGTACGACGATATGATGGCTATTTACGCAGCCGTCATTTACCGGCTCGACAAAAGTATCGGCGACCTGGTGGCCGGTTTGAAAAAGCGGGGTGTTTTTGACGATACCGTCATTCTTTTCGTGTCCGACAACGGCGGTAATGCAGAGCCTGGCATCGAAGGCCGTTATGAAGGCGATCAGCCCGGCAATGCGGAATCGACGGTTTTTCTCGGCCAGGGGTGGGCCGAGGCGGCGTGTACACCCTTCTGGGCCTACAAACATCATACGCACGAGGGCGGTATTTCTTCGCCGGGCATTGTGTCGTGGCCGGCGGGAATTCCGGCCGCGCGGAATGGCAAATTCGAACGCCAACCTGCTCATATCATCGACATTATGGCTACGCTCGTGGATTTGGGCAATGCCGGATACCCGGCCACGTATGCCGGTAATACCATCCAGCCGCTGGAAGGGGTGAGCCTGAAACCGGCATTCACAGGCAAGCCTGTCAATCGCAGGAACCCGATTTTCTGGGAGCACGAGGGTAATCGCGCCATTCGTGACGGAAAATGGAAACTGGTTGCCGAAAAGAGCGAGAAATGGCAGTTGTACAATGTGGAAAAAGACCGTACGGAGCTGAACGACCAATTCGGGAGGCAACCCGAAATTGCCGCAAAGCTGGTAGCGAAGTATGAGAATTGGTACAAACGCGTAGGCGCAGAAGACTACGACAAGATCTTTAAATGGTTTTACGATTATGATAAAGCGAAGCAGGAATCCAGCGCCCGTGGCGGAAAGTAG
- a CDS encoding sulfatase: MWIVALPALPALLNIPSQAFAAGDGPKRAKPKYNVLFIAVDDLNNDLGIYGNTFVKSPNIDRLARRGVRFDKAYTQFPLCSPSRSSLLTGQRPDVTKIYELQTHFRKNLPDIVTLPQLFKNNDYYSARVGKIFHYGVPGQIGTDGLDDPDSWNHRANPKGRDKTEEPLIKNLTPDRGLGSALAWRATEGTDDEQTDGMIANEAIKIMTEKKNEPFFLAVGFFRPHTPYVAPKKYFDMYPADQVPLPEEVPNDLDDIPEAALFTKPPHWGLDEAKRREALRAYYATITFMDAQVGRLIDAVDKLKLAEKTIIVLWSDHGYNVGQHGQWMKQSLFENSARVPLIISVPGAAKGKASGRTVELLDIYPTLAELCGLDPKQRLQGKSLVPLLKNPSAVWDKPAYTQVRRGQIFGRSVRTERFRYTEWDGGKAGVELYDHQKDPGEFTNLAKDSNFVITVNELAALLRKGYPETEQQAGK; encoded by the coding sequence ATGTGGATAGTAGCCCTGCCCGCATTGCCGGCACTGCTGAACATTCCTTCGCAAGCATTCGCGGCGGGCGACGGCCCGAAGAGGGCCAAACCGAAGTATAACGTCCTGTTTATCGCAGTCGACGACCTGAACAACGACCTCGGTATTTACGGCAATACATTCGTCAAGTCGCCGAATATCGATCGTCTTGCCCGGCGCGGGGTGCGCTTCGACAAGGCTTATACGCAGTTTCCGCTATGCAGCCCCAGCCGATCGTCGCTGCTGACCGGCCAGCGGCCGGATGTGACGAAGATTTACGAGCTGCAAACCCACTTCCGCAAAAACCTTCCCGACATTGTCACGCTGCCGCAGCTTTTTAAAAACAACGATTATTACAGCGCGCGGGTAGGCAAGATTTTCCATTATGGCGTACCTGGCCAGATTGGTACCGACGGGCTGGATGATCCCGATTCGTGGAACCACCGCGCCAATCCGAAAGGCCGGGATAAAACGGAAGAGCCGCTGATCAAAAATCTTACACCGGATCGCGGGCTGGGAAGCGCATTGGCATGGCGGGCAACGGAAGGCACCGACGACGAGCAGACCGACGGGATGATCGCCAACGAGGCCATTAAAATCATGACCGAAAAAAAGAACGAGCCGTTTTTCCTGGCAGTGGGCTTTTTCCGTCCGCATACGCCGTATGTAGCTCCTAAAAAATACTTCGATATGTACCCCGCGGACCAGGTTCCGCTTCCCGAAGAGGTACCGAACGACCTCGACGACATTCCGGAGGCGGCATTATTTACCAAGCCGCCGCACTGGGGCCTCGACGAAGCGAAACGCCGCGAAGCGTTGCGGGCTTATTATGCAACCATTACTTTCATGGACGCACAGGTAGGCAGGCTAATCGACGCGGTCGATAAATTGAAACTTGCCGAAAAGACGATTATCGTGCTCTGGAGCGATCATGGCTACAATGTGGGCCAGCACGGGCAATGGATGAAGCAGAGCCTTTTCGAAAATTCCGCACGGGTACCGCTGATCATCTCGGTTCCAGGAGCTGCAAAGGGCAAAGCGTCTGGCCGCACGGTGGAACTGCTGGATATTTACCCGACTCTGGCAGAGCTCTGTGGCCTGGATCCGAAGCAACGTTTGCAGGGGAAAAGCCTTGTGCCGCTGCTCAAAAATCCGTCGGCGGTTTGGGATAAACCCGCTTATACACAGGTGCGAAGGGGGCAAATCTTCGGCCGCAGCGTGCGCACCGAGCGCTTCCGTTATACAGAATGGGACGGAGGCAAGGCAGGTGTGGAGCTGTACGACCATCAGAAAGATCCGGGCGAGTTTACGAACCTGGCGAAGGATAGCAATTTCGTGATTACAGTGAATGAACTTGCCGCATTGCTGAGAAAAGGATATCCCGAAACGGAGCAACAGGCGGGGAAATGA
- a CDS encoding cysteine desulfurase family protein, whose product MEIYLDNAATTAPDPEVIDAILPFLTTHYANPSSVHGAGRKAKDAIDAARHTVAGLLGALPEEIYFTAGATEGINLLLSGAIQAYDLSHVVTSRIEHKAVLQTLKRHEKEGDIEISFVKLDERGNIDLYHLENLLRANPRTLIALMHGNNEIGNLTDIHAVGVLAQRYSAVFFTDTTQTMGKVRFDLREAAIDFLVGSAHKFHGPKGAGFMYIDQKHRLKPLIYGGGQERGQRGGTENVPGVVGLAKALEVSYRNLDESQAKISKLKQYLVSKLSIAGIEGICYNGESKSIENSVANVLSVSFPCLSAGSIVTELDRAGIAVSGGSACSGGGASHVMQALACEANKENVRFSFSKFNTFDELDRVVDIIVSIYESDSEVASNKAWSSIASWTWADSMAAEQASFNKI is encoded by the coding sequence ATGGAAATTTATCTGGACAATGCGGCTACGACCGCGCCGGACCCGGAGGTGATCGACGCGATCCTGCCTTTTTTGACCACACATTATGCCAATCCATCGTCGGTACACGGCGCAGGAAGAAAGGCAAAAGATGCCATTGACGCGGCGCGGCACACGGTTGCAGGCCTGCTGGGCGCTTTGCCCGAAGAAATATATTTCACAGCCGGGGCGACAGAAGGCATCAACCTGTTATTGTCGGGCGCCATTCAGGCCTATGACCTTAGCCACGTCGTCACGAGCCGCATCGAACACAAGGCGGTTTTACAAACATTGAAACGCCATGAAAAGGAAGGGGATATCGAAATCAGTTTTGTGAAACTTGACGAACGCGGGAATATCGATCTCTACCATCTGGAAAACCTCCTGCGCGCCAATCCGCGTACGCTCATTGCGCTGATGCACGGAAACAACGAAATCGGGAACCTGACGGATATCCACGCGGTGGGCGTCCTGGCGCAGCGATATAGCGCCGTGTTTTTTACCGACACGACCCAAACGATGGGCAAAGTCCGTTTTGATTTACGGGAAGCCGCTATCGATTTCCTCGTCGGCTCGGCGCACAAGTTTCACGGACCGAAAGGCGCCGGATTCATGTATATCGATCAAAAACACCGGCTGAAACCGCTGATTTACGGCGGCGGCCAGGAACGGGGGCAACGCGGGGGAACCGAGAATGTACCCGGCGTAGTGGGCCTGGCGAAGGCGCTCGAAGTGTCGTACCGCAACCTGGACGAAAGCCAGGCGAAGATCTCTAAACTGAAACAATACCTGGTGTCGAAGCTGTCGATCGCAGGGATTGAGGGGATTTGTTATAATGGCGAAAGTAAGTCGATCGAAAACAGCGTTGCCAATGTACTGAGCGTATCATTCCCTTGCCTGAGTGCCGGAAGTATCGTTACGGAACTGGACCGGGCGGGAATCGCGGTGTCGGGAGGAAGCGCTTGCTCGGGAGGAGGGGCTTCGCATGTGATGCAGGCGCTGGCGTGCGAGGCCAATAAGGAGAATGTGCGTTTTTCTTTCAGCAAATTCAATACATTTGACGAGCTCGACCGGGTCGTGGATATCATTGTAAGTATCTATGAATCAGATTCGGAAGTAGCTTCGAACAAAGCATGGAGCAGCATTGCGAGCTGGACCTGGGCGGATTCCATGGCGGCGGAACAGGCCAGTTTTAACAAAATTTAA
- a CDS encoding chromate resistance protein ChrB domain-containing protein: MKWITRERPKIDRLACPWLIRRFIDPDAEIIYVPENEVLNQAKTLGATPFDIPGVEFTHYDDQCTFDYFIKKYELKDPALGIMAPIVRGADTDDHTLALQSSGLWAISAGLAYNTRDDRELLEKGMLIYDALYSWATHLRKEKHTQSPTEHLLLQIYKTYIRKKGEKKTRVPAWTKDLKNLIQDHIDTNLNLNLKIASEELDVNPAYLSREFSRYFDNLSFGEYIRKLRIEKAIQLLGSSEDTLAEIAYLTGFSDQSHFNRVFKAHTGQTPSEYRKFMRKGKGNTKR; the protein is encoded by the coding sequence ATGAAATGGATCACGCGTGAGCGCCCGAAAATCGACCGCCTGGCCTGCCCGTGGCTGATACGGCGTTTCATCGATCCGGACGCGGAAATCATTTATGTGCCTGAAAACGAAGTACTGAACCAGGCAAAAACGCTTGGTGCAACGCCATTCGACATTCCCGGCGTCGAGTTCACGCATTATGACGACCAATGTACATTCGATTATTTCATAAAGAAATACGAGCTGAAAGACCCGGCTCTGGGCATTATGGCGCCCATCGTGCGCGGCGCGGATACCGACGACCACACATTGGCATTGCAGTCGTCGGGACTGTGGGCGATTTCCGCGGGGCTGGCTTACAATACCAGGGACGACAGGGAGCTGCTCGAAAAAGGCATGCTTATTTACGACGCCCTGTACAGTTGGGCAACACATTTGCGGAAAGAAAAACATACCCAAAGTCCCACCGAGCATTTGCTTTTGCAGATTTACAAAACGTATATCCGCAAAAAAGGAGAAAAGAAGACCAGGGTGCCCGCCTGGACGAAAGACCTTAAAAACCTTATCCAGGACCACATCGATACCAACCTGAACCTCAACCTCAAAATTGCTTCCGAAGAACTGGATGTGAACCCCGCCTACCTGTCGCGCGAGTTTTCAAGGTATTTCGATAACCTTTCGTTTGGTGAATATATCCGGAAACTGCGGATCGAGAAGGCCATTCAGCTGCTCGGATCTTCGGAGGACACCTTGGCGGAGATCGCCTACCTTACCGGTTTTTCCGACCAAAGCCATTTCAACCGTGTTTTCAAGGCTCATACCGGGCAGACGCCGTCGGAATACAGGAAATTTATGCGAAAAGGTAAAGGAAATACAAAACGTTAA
- a CDS encoding EamA family transporter yields MVVLAFATVYIVWGSTYFFIQRALEGFPPFFLGAFRFIIAGLLMLGWSLMQGEKVFSWKVMKPALVTGLLLLFVGNGVVIWVEQFLPSAMVAIMVSSAPLWFVLLDKPKWAENLKNKSTILGLVVGFAGVILLFYEKIMATVSSLNSGRDLFAMVLVVVGSMAWAGGSLYSKYNSVSNSATVNSTWQMLAAGVAFIPGALFSGELASVDLAAVPVNAWLATAYLILVGSIAGFSAYVWLLKVQPATKVSTYAYVNPVVAVLLGIFFAHETITPLQISGLIVILGSVLLINLHKYRKPKQVAASY; encoded by the coding sequence ATGGTAGTACTGGCATTCGCCACAGTTTACATCGTCTGGGGATCCACTTATTTCTTCATACAGAGAGCACTCGAAGGCTTTCCTCCCTTCTTTCTGGGCGCATTCCGTTTTATCATCGCCGGCCTGCTGATGCTGGGCTGGAGCCTGATGCAAGGTGAAAAAGTATTTTCCTGGAAAGTGATGAAACCCGCCCTCGTGACGGGTTTATTGTTACTGTTCGTCGGTAACGGCGTCGTCATCTGGGTCGAGCAATTCCTGCCGAGCGCGATGGTGGCCATTATGGTATCTTCGGCACCGCTGTGGTTTGTATTATTGGATAAACCGAAATGGGCTGAAAATCTGAAGAATAAATCCACTATTCTCGGCCTGGTGGTGGGTTTCGCTGGTGTGATACTGTTGTTTTATGAAAAAATCATGGCGACGGTTTCCTCGCTGAACAGCGGGCGCGACCTTTTTGCGATGGTGCTCGTCGTTGTCGGCTCGATGGCCTGGGCGGGCGGTTCCTTGTATTCGAAATACAACTCGGTGTCCAACTCCGCAACCGTTAACTCGACCTGGCAAATGCTGGCTGCCGGCGTCGCGTTCATTCCAGGGGCGCTGTTTTCAGGGGAACTGGCGTCCGTCGACCTTGCGGCCGTTCCGGTGAACGCCTGGCTAGCGACAGCCTACCTGATTCTCGTCGGTTCAATTGCCGGTTTCAGTGCGTATGTGTGGCTTTTAAAAGTGCAGCCGGCTACCAAAGTGAGCACCTACGCCTACGTGAACCCGGTTGTAGCCGTCTTGCTGGGCATTTTTTTCGCGCATGAAACCATCACGCCATTGCAGATTTCGGGCCTGATTGTGATTTTAGGCAGCGTTCTTTTGATTAATTTGCACAAATACAGAAAGCCCAAACAGGTGGCGGCTAGCTATTAA